From Levilactobacillus zymae, a single genomic window includes:
- a CDS encoding cupredoxin domain-containing protein, protein MIKLMVLVGGLVLMGFITWWFFGKHAVQEVHANVTADQQRVDIDVNGGYSPEQVVLKQGVPAVLNFTRQDASSCLDRVVFSDFGINQELPQNQPQAIQIDTSKPGEYDWACGMDMFHGKLIIK, encoded by the coding sequence ATGATCAAATTAATGGTGCTAGTGGGGGGCTTAGTCCTGATGGGCTTCATCACCTGGTGGTTCTTCGGCAAACACGCGGTGCAGGAAGTTCACGCCAACGTAACGGCCGACCAACAACGCGTGGATATCGACGTTAACGGGGGCTATTCGCCCGAACAAGTGGTGCTCAAACAAGGGGTGCCCGCCGTGTTGAACTTTACCCGGCAGGATGCCTCAAGTTGTTTGGACCGGGTGGTGTTTAGCGACTTCGGCATCAACCAGGAGTTACCACAAAACCAACCGCAAGCCATCCAGATTGATACCAGCAAGCCCGGCGAATACGACTGGGCCTGCGGGATGGACATGTTTCACGGCAAATTGATTATCAAATAA
- a CDS encoding threonine/serine exporter family protein, with the protein MDKKPTASAPEGQLSRRHHMQIRWKNFIQDKNVPAREASVQARASIVGRIGITLLSCGTGAWRVRDAMDRVARSLNLTCSADIGLISLQFTCFSSREQSYTQVLALPNTGVNTDKLNIMEELVKNFENDFAFLTVREIHTMIDEVQQRPKQYSPLISGLAAALACSAFIFLLGGGIPEMVCSFLGAGIGNYVRAVMGKHTISTIAKIAVSVAVACLVYMFSFRLFEASFQVLAQHEAGYIGAMLFVIPGFPFITSMLDISKLDMRSGLERLAYAIMITLVATLVGWLVATLFHFKPADFLPLGLSPLVIGLLRIPASFCGVYGFSIMFNSSQKMATVAGCIGAVANTLRLELVDWTVMPPAAAAFTGALVAGLIASLVNRYNGYPRISLTVPAIVIMVPGLYIYRAIYNIGMNQIGVGALWLTKAVLIIMFLPLGLFVARALMDKRWRHCD; encoded by the coding sequence ATGGATAAGAAGCCAACGGCGAGCGCCCCAGAGGGTCAGCTGTCTCGCCGGCATCACATGCAGATTCGTTGGAAAAATTTCATTCAAGATAAGAACGTTCCGGCCAGAGAGGCCAGTGTGCAGGCCCGGGCGTCCATTGTGGGGCGCATCGGGATCACCCTGTTATCGTGTGGCACCGGGGCCTGGCGGGTGCGTGACGCCATGGATCGGGTGGCCCGCAGCCTGAACCTGACCTGTTCGGCCGACATTGGGTTGATTTCGCTGCAATTCACTTGCTTCAGCAGTCGCGAGCAGAGTTATACCCAAGTCCTCGCGTTGCCGAACACGGGGGTTAATACCGATAAACTTAACATCATGGAAGAGTTGGTCAAGAACTTCGAGAACGACTTTGCCTTTCTCACGGTCCGGGAAATTCACACCATGATCGACGAGGTTCAGCAGCGGCCCAAGCAGTATAGCCCGTTGATTTCGGGCCTGGCCGCGGCCTTGGCCTGCAGTGCCTTTATTTTTCTGCTGGGCGGCGGAATTCCCGAAATGGTCTGCTCCTTTCTGGGGGCCGGCATCGGGAACTATGTCCGTGCCGTGATGGGGAAACACACCATCTCGACGATTGCCAAGATTGCCGTGAGTGTGGCGGTAGCCTGTCTGGTCTACATGTTTAGCTTTCGGTTATTCGAGGCGTCGTTTCAGGTGCTGGCGCAACACGAAGCCGGCTACATCGGTGCCATGTTATTCGTGATTCCCGGGTTCCCGTTCATCACCAGCATGTTGGATATCTCAAAGCTCGACATGCGGTCTGGTCTGGAACGGTTAGCCTATGCCATCATGATTACGCTGGTGGCTACGCTAGTCGGGTGGTTGGTGGCCACGCTCTTTCACTTTAAGCCGGCCGACTTTCTTCCCTTGGGGCTCTCCCCGCTGGTGATTGGTCTGTTACGGATTCCGGCTAGCTTCTGTGGGGTCTACGGTTTCTCCATTATGTTCAATAGCTCGCAGAAAATGGCCACGGTGGCCGGTTGTATCGGGGCGGTGGCCAACACCTTGCGGCTGGAATTGGTCGATTGGACGGTGATGCCTCCGGCCGCGGCGGCCTTTACCGGAGCGCTGGTTGCGGGACTGATTGCCTCACTGGTCAACCGGTATAACGGGTATCCACGCATCTCGCTGACGGTCCCAGCCATCGTCATCATGGTCCCGGGGTTGTACATCTATCGAGCCATCTACAATATCGGGATGAACCAGATCGGTGTGGGGGCCCTATGGCTAACCAAGGCCGTGTTGATCATCATGTTTCTGCCGTTAGGGTTGTTCGTAGCCCGCGCCTTGATGGATAAGCGTTGGCGGCATTGCGATTAA
- a CDS encoding PLDc N-terminal domain-containing protein, whose product MLNHLWSTHHRPLSKRARQRLLPLAAFEFTASTLALSDLLRAKSFRHGNKFLWFCLAFVQPIGPWLYFAFGQERDD is encoded by the coding sequence ATGTTAAATCACCTATGGTCTACGCACCACCGTCCACTCTCTAAACGCGCCCGTCAGCGCTTATTACCGCTAGCGGCCTTCGAATTCACGGCGAGCACCCTGGCCCTCAGCGATCTGCTGCGCGCCAAGTCCTTCCGCCACGGCAATAAATTCTTGTGGTTCTGCCTGGCCTTCGTGCAGCCAATCGGGCCGTGGCTCTACTTTGCTTTTGGTCAGGAACGCGACGATTAA
- a CDS encoding cupredoxin domain-containing protein — protein MTEKQITVDGGYDPQEIHVKQGEPTQLTFKRVSDRGCLNQVHSEKLAFKLDLPLNAPQTVTIPTDQAGVFDFSCGMDMVHGKVVIDR, from the coding sequence ATGACTGAAAAACAAATTACGGTAGACGGGGGCTATGACCCACAAGAGATTCACGTAAAGCAGGGCGAACCGACACAACTGACCTTTAAGCGGGTCAGCGACCGTGGCTGTTTAAACCAAGTCCATTCTGAAAAGTTGGCGTTTAAGTTAGATTTACCGCTAAACGCGCCCCAAACCGTGACGATTCCCACGGATCAAGCCGGGGTATTCGACTTCAGTTGTGGCATGGACATGGTACACGGGAAAGTGGTGATCGACCGATGA
- a CDS encoding type 1 glutamine amidotransferase, with protein sequence MRINVLQHTPNEGPGMIEDWANTHGFDLYVYHPYQFGHLPSAAQTDMLVILGGPMSPNDDLPWIARERQLIKELLTQNKALFGVCFGAQQITKTLGYPVTKAPVKEVGWAPVYRQTTAIRGIPLKADVLHWHEDMFEIPAHADLLFSSDRVRNQGFVLNHRVIGLQFHLEPRRNNVREMMVNDYPYLIGSVIHPLPRQNRRILFQLLDYINS encoded by the coding sequence ATGCGAATTAATGTCTTGCAGCACACCCCCAACGAGGGGCCCGGAATGATTGAGGATTGGGCCAACACCCACGGATTTGACCTCTACGTGTACCACCCGTACCAGTTCGGCCACCTGCCCAGTGCGGCGCAGACCGACATGCTGGTCATCTTGGGCGGGCCGATGAGTCCCAACGACGACCTGCCGTGGATTGCGCGGGAACGGCAGTTAATCAAGGAATTGTTGACCCAAAATAAGGCGCTCTTTGGCGTGTGCTTCGGCGCCCAACAGATTACCAAGACGCTGGGTTATCCGGTGACCAAGGCCCCGGTCAAAGAGGTGGGCTGGGCGCCGGTTTACCGGCAGACCACTGCGATTCGCGGGATTCCACTAAAGGCCGACGTGTTGCACTGGCACGAGGACATGTTCGAGATCCCGGCCCACGCTGACTTACTGTTTTCGAGCGACCGGGTCCGCAATCAGGGCTTTGTCTTAAATCACCGGGTAATTGGTCTTCAATTTCACCTGGAACCGCGGCGCAACAACGTCCGCGAGATGATGGTCAATGACTATCCCTACCTGATTGGGTCGGTGATTCATCCGCTTCCCCGTCAAAATCGGCGGATCCTGTTCCAGTTATTGGACTATATTAATTCATAA